GGTTTACCCTTGATGGCTGCCCTGCCCGGGTTTCTCAGGAGTCTCACCATGGCCCGTTCCAAAGATCGCATCTACGACATCCGCACCCTCGACCGTTTCCTGCGCGAGGGCAAAATCACCGACGAAGACTACCAGGCGCATCTCGATCAGCTGCCCGACGCCAGCGAAAAAGCCGCCACGGTCGAAGCCGTCTTCGAAGAGAATGTGCTCGAAAAAGACGCGGAGTAATACAGCGCGCTCGGTGGACGCCGCCCAAAGGCGGCGTCCCTTTTCTTTTCTACCGGTGGCAATCCCGCAGTACCCCGGAGGTAGCGATGGCCGATCACGACGATCTCAACGGTGGCAAATCCGAAGGCGATGCCGCAAAGAAGGCCGCCCAATCCGGCCCCAGAGTCACCCCGCTGGGCGGCAACACCGGCGTGCACATCGCATCGGCCTCGGACGATGAAGCGCTGGAGATCGATTTTGGCGGCTTCATTCTCAGCCTGGGCACCAGCTGCATGGTCAATCTGGGCAAGTACCCCAACCCGGAGACCGGCAAGCTGGAGCTCGACCTCGATGCGGCCCGGCAGGTGATCCACATCCTGCAAATGCTTCAACAAAAGACCCGCGGCAACCTCGAAGACGACGAGGCGCAGCTTTTGCGCACCCTGGTCTACGACCTGAAGATGGTCTACGTGGAGGTCAAAGGGTGAAGCAGGCCGGGGCACCATCGCGCCGGGTCGGCGGCCGGCTCCTCGTTGCCGCCGCCCTGCTCCTGGCCTCCTGTCAGCCTTCGCCCGATACGCCCTCCTCGCCGGCCGCCGGCGAAGCCGCTCCCCCGCAAAAC
The Lujinxingia litoralis genome window above contains:
- a CDS encoding DUF1844 domain-containing protein codes for the protein MADHDDLNGGKSEGDAAKKAAQSGPRVTPLGGNTGVHIASASDDEALEIDFGGFILSLGTSCMVNLGKYPNPETGKLELDLDAARQVIHILQMLQQKTRGNLEDDEAQLLRTLVYDLKMVYVEVKG